In Geminocystis sp. NIES-3709, a single genomic region encodes these proteins:
- a CDS encoding MBL fold metallo-hydrolase → MINRRNWIRLTGTGVLTSLLTAKYSYSQKAIASSQGVSIEWFGHSCFLFSNDQGKILVNPFTPLGCTAKYKPPRPIVDLVMISSRLLDEGSAAGLPNNPQLMVEPGVYNVKNIEFQGIKTFHDREKGRRFGENVVWKWNQGGVNILHLGGIASPISIEQKILMGTPDIAFIPVGGGPKAYDAEEAMKAIAMLNPRMVIPTQYLTNATEANVCELQGVQRFVDLAKEADLNINIIKGNRITVRPQDLPSEGTLVRVFDGSNLITN, encoded by the coding sequence ATGATTAATCGCCGTAATTGGATTCGCTTAACTGGAACAGGAGTACTGACAAGTCTTTTAACTGCTAAATATTCTTATTCTCAAAAAGCGATCGCATCTTCTCAAGGAGTAAGTATCGAATGGTTTGGTCATAGTTGTTTTCTCTTTTCCAATGATCAGGGCAAAATATTAGTAAATCCTTTTACTCCGTTAGGTTGTACCGCTAAATATAAACCTCCCCGTCCTATAGTAGATTTAGTAATGATTAGTAGTCGTCTATTAGATGAGGGTTCGGCGGCAGGTTTGCCCAATAATCCTCAATTAATGGTTGAACCCGGAGTTTATAATGTCAAAAATATTGAATTTCAGGGAATTAAAACTTTTCACGATCGAGAAAAAGGTAGGAGATTTGGAGAGAATGTAGTTTGGAAATGGAATCAAGGGGGTGTAAATATTTTACATTTAGGGGGTATTGCCTCTCCGATTTCCATTGAGCAAAAAATTTTAATGGGTACACCGGATATTGCTTTTATTCCTGTCGGAGGAGGGCCAAAGGCTTATGATGCAGAAGAAGCCATGAAAGCGATCGCAATGTTAAATCCCAGAATGGTTATTCCTACTCAATACTTAACCAATGCCACAGAAGCAAATGTTTGTGAGTTACAAGGAGTACAAAGATTTGTCGATTTAGCGAAAGAAGCAGATCTTAATATCAATATTATTAAAGGTAATCGTATCACTGTTAGACCCCAAGACTTACCTTCAGAGGGTACTTTAGTTCGAGTTTTTGATGGCAGTAATTTAATTACTAATTAG
- a CDS encoding carbohydrate ABC transporter permease gives MKITRNLTPYLFLLPALIVLSIIVFYPAIQAFSLSFTRFEYDLTKTPEWVGFENFQRLWEDKLFRQTVINTLIYLLGVVPPLVIFSLLLAILVNQKLKGINWFRTAYYTPVVVSMVVAGLAWKAIYWSNGILNQFWFSLGFKDGIPWLTSANWAIWSVMVVTIWKGLGYYMVIYLAGLQSISPELYEAASIEGSDGWRKHWDITIPLMKPYIFLVAVISALSATKVFEEVYLLTQGGPRNATKTVVYYLYEKAFKDLDFSYASTMGLVLFVFILILSIVNLSLSNKLE, from the coding sequence ATGAAAATTACCCGAAACCTTACCCCCTATCTCTTTCTTCTTCCCGCTTTAATTGTCCTCTCAATTATTGTTTTTTACCCTGCGATACAAGCATTTTCTTTGAGTTTTACTCGTTTTGAGTATGATTTAACTAAAACTCCTGAATGGGTAGGATTTGAGAATTTTCAACGATTGTGGGAAGATAAATTATTTCGTCAAACGGTCATCAATACTTTAATTTATCTTCTGGGAGTTGTACCGCCTTTGGTTATCTTCTCCCTTCTTTTAGCTATTCTTGTCAATCAAAAACTCAAAGGTATTAACTGGTTTCGCACAGCATACTATACGCCTGTAGTTGTGTCAATGGTGGTAGCAGGTTTAGCTTGGAAAGCAATTTACTGGTCTAATGGCATTTTAAACCAATTTTGGTTTAGCCTCGGTTTTAAAGACGGTATTCCTTGGCTAACGAGTGCTAATTGGGCTATATGGAGTGTAATGGTAGTGACAATCTGGAAAGGTTTGGGATACTACATGGTCATTTATTTGGCAGGATTACAGAGTATCTCTCCTGAATTATATGAGGCGGCATCGATCGAGGGATCAGATGGTTGGCGAAAACATTGGGATATTACAATTCCATTGATGAAACCTTATATTTTTTTGGTAGCTGTAATTTCAGCTTTAAGTGCCACAAAAGTATTTGAAGAAGTTTATTTATTAACTCAAGGAGGCCCTAGAAATGCAACAAAAACGGTGGTTTATTATCTTTATGAAAAAGCCTTTAAAGATTTAGACTTTAGTTATGCCTCTACTATGGGATTAGTTCTTTTTGTTTTTATTTTAATCCTCTCGATCGTCAATTTATCTCTATCTAATAAATTAGAATAA